The sequence ACCAACGAACTGCAGCGCTACGAGTATGAAATCTCGCCCCGCGGCCATCTCTCCTACAACGCGCCATCCGGATTCCATGACGACTGCGTCATCGCGCTCGCACTTGCAAACCACCGCCGCTGGCAGACCGAATCCTGCGGGCCGTTGCTTCCCATACCGCCCGTGCACGGTCTCCGCTGCCGTTGGTTCCCACACCCTCGTGCTCTGGATTAACGACCAGAATCACTGGACAGTTAAACGAGCAATAAACTCTAATTTATTAATTATTTTTTCCGTGTTTAACTATTACCTGTGAATTCTGTTGGGGTTTAATCTTTATCTAAGAATGCATCAAAATCATCAGACATAATCTCATCAATTGCAGCATCTACGTCAGCTAGTTGATAGGATACCGTTTCCAGTAAATCCCATATCGCAGCGCATCGAGGGAACTCCCAGAGAGTTCGTTCCTCGTCATCAATAAATTCTAACTCAGCAAAATCCTCCCAAGTAAATCGAACTTCATCATGATATATTTTTGTAGTTTCTTTATAGAGACGAAGCTGTCTGCCGTTGAATGAGGTATAGTAGAACACCTCGACCTTACGGTCGGCACCAGCAAAATACTCAAGGTTTGCTGGAACTGTTTTCCACTCTAATTTACCTTCCTGGGTCAGACGATTTATCCGTTTGACAACTGTTTCAAAATCACGCTGTTTGTCAGGCATGGTTATAGCTCCAATTTGAATTTTCAATTTCGTTCTTAAGATCCGATTCAAGTGCGCGTAATGCCGAGTAAATCTCATATATGTCAGAATGAGATGCGGTATTAATTTGACGTTTAATCTTTCGAATACCTTTCCCTGTAAGTTTAGTACGCTTACGTATGTCTTTTTGGAGACGAGGGAGCAGGTGTGCTATCGTAATTTCCGATTCTGAAAGTACTACATGCACCTGATTACGATTGTCGCTAAACACCTTTGCATTAACCAACAGTGAGTTGAGGTCCTTAGCATGTTTGCCTACTGCTTTAAGCAGTTGAGGAACTCTAGCTTTAAATACGAAATGCCGTGTAATATGTCTCACGCTAAAGAGAACTCCAAGCGTTAAGAGAAGGCCGATTATGGAGCAGATGCTTCCAATATCCGCGATGACGGCTAGCAGTGTTTCAGACATCAGATCCCTTCATTTTTGCTACCCCACGTTAAAAGTGAGTCGCCGTGCACATAAACTTCGACCTACTCGACCGGCGTTTTCACGGTAGGCTCCAATTTCTTATTAGAATCAATTAATTCAATATTGTTAGGATCCATTTTTTCTATCGTGTCGAATTTCATGTTTAGGTGAACAGGATCATCTCTGACAACAAGGTTTGAGGTGAAGTCCATCTCTCGGTATGTGGTTTTCCCAAACTGATGAGCCTCGCTAAAAGGTATTGGAAAAAATGATAGCTGTAGTGATTCACCTGCAAGGGACAAATCTTTTTCGGATGGAATTATCGTCTGAAAAAAGAAGTTTTGGAAGGCGACGATCAAGATCATGTATGGAACCTTTTCTGATCCTTCCTTCCTTTTTAACAGCATGGCCTTAATGAATTTGTATGGATTATTTCCCGGAGTAAATGAAAACAGGCAAATCGCCGGTTTTATTATGGATGGAGTGTTTTCGTAATCTGTTACCTGTAGCCAATATTTTGCATTGATAAAATTTTTCAATTCAGCTTCTGGCATAATAGTAATTGCCATTTTGACGAAACATTTATACACGGCATTAGGGATATAGGGTTCTCTAGTTGTTTTGATGATAAGAGAGTTATTTTCTTCATCTAGTTCGGTGATTAAATCATCAATACTTTCTTGGAGTTGAAGAATCCCGTTTGTGTGGTCTATTCGTGCTGTCTTGGCTTTAGTCTTAAAAGAGGGAACTCCTTTTTTCCCAGAGACACGGCAAAGCGTTCTATAAACACTTAGATATTTGGCAAGATGATCTTCAATGGAGCTACTAAATTTTTCATTACACTCATCACATTCGTATTCCGAGTACAGCAATTTATTTCCAATCAACTCAGGGAATGCATGGGCAATTTTCTTAAAAGAAACTTCTTCTCTAGTTTTACCACAAAATCGGCATGAATCAGTCCTCTCTCCGAGGACTACTTTTTCATCGAGTAAATTAATGTCTACAATGGGGATGTAGTTCGCTTCAAAAAACTCATAGCGATCTTTCATTTCTTCCATGATTTCGTTCATAGATTTCTCATTCTAACATGGTTCTTGAGCATACTGCCGTTTTTTCTGCCAACAGCCTACCCAAGTGCCCAGTTCTAGCACTGAGTCGATTCGCTATTTTTCCTGTAGCTTGAGCTTACCGCCGGACTTGAGCCATTCCGTCAGAATGACCTTGCAGTATTTGCTGGTCGACAGGTGCATCGAGTTGGCCCGTTTTTCCAGTTCGTCAGCCATCTTTTTGCTCATGTTGATGCCGATCGTCTTCGTGTTCTTTCCAATAGGATTAGTTGCCATATTTTTCCTCCAAAAATAAATGAGGCATTTTACTGATGATCCGGACGACTGCAACTTGTTTCCGTCGTTTGATTTAGTAAGAAATACTAAGGCGTCGTTTCCGGTCCCATTTGATTTTCCCTCTATATATGAGGGGCTATGCGACCCGCGAGCGCAGCGACCAATAATTTGCGTTAGCAAATAGAGACCGAAGGGAACGGTTCAATCTATCAACAATGAAAATGATTGCTTTACAGAAAAACCACGGCTGGCGCGACGCCTACAATCCGCTGCGCGGACTCAACCTCTCGCGTTTAACCGCCCTGCAGGAAGCCGGCGAACGCGGGCAGTATGCCGACCTGCAATGGCTCTACTATTACATGGAGCGCTCCGACGCGATGATCCACTCCGTTATCCAGCGGCGCCGGGCCGCGTTGCTGTCTCTGGATTGGGATATCCGCATAGTTTCCCAGGCGCAGCACGATCCGCGCGCGCAGCAACAAGCCGACTTCCTCCGCATGGCCTACGACAACATCGACAACTTCCGCGAAGCGGTGTCGTTTCTCTTTACCGGTTTCTTCCGGGGCTTTGCCCATCTCGAAAAGCATTGGGCGGCGAACGGCCTGATTGAACGCCTTGAGCCAGTCGAACAATGGTTTTGGCTGCGCGATGGACTCTTCGGCGATTGGGAATACAACGCCGGGGCCAATCCCGGCACCCTGCGCGGGGAACCCATTGAGTCCGCCGACTTCATCATCCACGAGACCGCCGCTCTCGACCGCATCCTCAGCGTTCTCTATTTGCGCAAAAATCTCTCCCAGCGCGACTGGGATTCCTTTCTGTCAGTCTATGGCATTCCAGCTATCTTTCTGGTGGGGCCGCCCAACGTGCCCGAAGACAAGCAGAAGGAATATCAAACCATCGCCGAGCAGATCCTCTCCGATGGCCGTGGATTCCTGCCGCATGAAAGCGACATCAAATTTGTGAATGGGGGCGGTGACAAACCGCCGTTTCACGACCAAATCAAGTACCTAGACGAGCAGATCACCATCGCCGCCACCGGCGGGCTCTTGACCATGCTCGCCGAAGCCGGCAGCGGAACCCTGGCCGGCGGTGCCCATCAGGATACCTTTCTGCAAATCGCCAAATCCGACGCCGTCACGCTGGCCGGAGTGCTACAAAACGCCATCGACGTGCCCCTGCTGCAGCAACACTTCCCCGGCCAGCCCGTGCAGGCCTATTTTGAATTCTCGCCCAACCTCACGCAGGAAACCCGCCAGGTCGTGCAGGACGCCCTGCTGCTGAAGGCCGCCGGACTAGAAGTCAAACCCGAGGAAATTTCCGAAAAGACCGGCTATTCGCTTACCCAGTCTCCCGAACGGTAGGGCGGCCTCGCCGAGACCGCCGATCCGTAGAACGGGCATCCTGCCCGTAATCCCGCACGCTTTTCCCTAAAACCAACATTCATCAACGATCAACTTTTTGCACAAGCTGCATAAGATTCCATCCCCTGATGCGTACTTACTATTAAATGGGCACTTTTTTTGAGCTGCCTCTAGTAAAAAATACTAAAGCATTGCTTGTGTATATTTTGTATAAATTAAGCTTTGCGAATCAATCAGTTTGATCAGGCGCATCAAAAGCGTAATTTCCGTTTGAGGCGGAGTTACATCCGCTCTCGAGATGGGGATATACTATGCGAACAAAATGGGTTCTATTGATATTTGCTTCTTTATGCATGTCGTTGGGGGTATTTGCTGGTGGCGTGACCATTATTACGCATGGGTATACCATTTTAGATGATCAGATAATTGATCATCAATGGATGCATCGTCTAGGGGATGAAATCGCCAACCGTACGGGCAACCCCTCTTCAGTATTCAGAATTACGTATACACTAGAATATAATGAATTCACAAAAGTAATATCTCTTGGAGATGTTGAGACAGCGGGGCCTTGGTTGGGCGGTTCTGCACACAATGGCGAGACTATTATAATTCTTGATTGGAGAGATTTTTCGGATCTCACCCCAGCACTTAAGACCGGTGAAATAGCAGATTATTTTATTCATGAAATTTTTATGGATCTGTTCAGTGGGAAATATCTTGCGGAACAACCCATTCATCTCATCGGCCATAGCAGAGGTGCCTCAATGATGTGCGGAATGTCTCAAGCGCTTGGATACTATGGTCTCTACGTAGACCAATTAACATTACTCGACCCCCATCCTGTCGAAGCTGGGTTGGCAAATGATGCTGATGCGGAGGCTTATGAAAACGTTCTCTTTTGTGATAATTATTGGCAGGAAGTGGACTTCCCTCGCGGGGAGACAGTTAGCGGTGCCTATAATCGTGAGTTACCTTTGTTACTTAATGGGTATCTCAACAACCACTCAGATATTCATTTGTGGTATCATGGTACTGTTGATCATGTAGGTGATGCTGTTGCTGGTAACAAGACTCTTTACTCAACAATGCGAGAATCGTGGTATGGCACTGGTGAAGGAAGTGGAGCTACTGCCGGATTCTATTTCAGTCGTATATCCGGCGTAGGTTCCCGTCTCCAAACCAGTACGCCAACAGTAAAGGATGGGTATCATAACGCTTATGTAAGTAGTGGAGGGGGGGCGCGAGTTGATTTGGACTGGAGCCACGCAACTTGGCCTAACTTACTGGAACTGGAAATTACACATGATGGGGATAAACTATCCAAAGAACGGCGACATGTGGCCATTGGCGACGTACTTTCGATAAAGTACACCTATCAGGATTATGACAGCAATGTGTCCATCAATTTTTACCGCGATGATGATACGAATCCCTACAACGGGAATAGCGGTGAAATAAGTGCCCTTGCAACGACCAAAACCAGCACAGGAAAGAATGGGGTATCCCACACGGCCACGTGGAATACATCCGGGATGGCAGATGATCCAGAAGCGTATGTTTATGCAAAAATTCAGGATACCCATCACGCACGCTATCTTTACGCTCAGCCGATACTAGAGCTTTTGAACCAACCAGATATTCCCGGTAGCCAGGAAATAGTTGAAGAGGCCATTGCTGACACGATACTCGATGAGTTTAATCCAGATGGTAATTTCGGCAGTTTGACCTACCTTCAGACAAAGTATAATTGGACGGGCGGCCTTGGAGAAAACAGCCACATACTTATGAAGTTCGACCTTAGTGAGATTCCAGAAGGCAGCACCGTTAACGATGCAGAATTGACCTTATACTGTGAGTATGTGTCTGAAGCCGATAATTCCATTTATATTACCGAATGTGATACCGCTTGGAATGAGACTAGCGCAACCTGGAACAACTATTCAGGACAGGGCTATGACTTTATAATTATTCAGGAGGATGTTTCTGCCAATAGCTTGGTAACAATTAATAATGATATCTTAGATGATTTGATTGCTGATCAAATAAATAATAGCAATCATGGACTGGTTGTTAGGGCAAACAAATCCTATACTGCTTATGAATTTCGGTCGCGTGAAAACGCGGCAGGATCTAAGCCTTCACTCACAGTTAACTTTACCCCGCCAGCTCCTCCAGACCTTATTGTTACAGAGGTCAGCCCGGATGAACCACCACAAGAAGGAACGTTTTATGTGGGTCAAAGCGTTGACTGGAATACTACTGTTAAAAACGTAGGTTCTGGCCCAGCTCCAAGTAGCAAGGTTGGTTATTATATTGGTACAAGTTCGTCCGACTTATCCAGCCGATTTGATCGTGACACAATTGATGCTCTAGAGTTTGGTGAATCAGACGGGGCACAAGACTCCTATACGTTTACAGAGGCGGACGTTGGAACCCGCTACGTGATCTGCAAAGCCGATTATCTTGAGGATTTTGATGAATCCAATGAATCCAACAACACCAAAGCTTACGGTCCTTTTACGGTAGTCCGCAAACCTCCTGAAAATGTCTTAGGAATTTCTGCTTTAGGAATGGATTTCGCAGCTTTAGTTGCTTGGAGGAATCCTGATGACCCAAATTTTCAGGGAGTTAAAATAATCCGGAAAACGGATGGTTATCCCGATGATCCAAATGATGGTGACGAGGTGTATAATGGAACGGGGAGTGATGCGGGGTATTATGATGGTTCTACTGGAGTGACTTATCCGTTCACATATCAGTCTGGCTTGATAATTGTTGATGATGATCTCAGTAACGATATCGAATATTATTATACAGCATATTCTTACGATGCATACGGAAACTATTCCAGTGGTGTTAACACTCATGCGATGCCACATATTACACCAACTCACTATATTTCATTCGATGGTGCGAACGAATATCCTTTTTCTACGCCAGAAACTGCCACGTCTAATTTCCAATACGGGGTAGTCCTCGCGCGGGATGGCGATACGGTCTTTGTGAGTAATGGGGTTTATCTGCTGTCATCTGAAATTAAGGTTTCTCAGGATATTACGATTCAAAGCGTCAATGGGCCGGCTGTGACGATTGTTGACGGAGGCGGTTCTAACCGTTGCTTCAACCTTGGCAGTACTGCCTGTACCATCAGTGGCCTTACCATTATGAACGGCTCGACTACCAGTCGGGGGGGTGGAATCTATCACGGATACCTCTTATCTTCGCCTGCCACGGCTACTAACTGCGTAATCACGGGTAATTCTGCAGCGTATGGAGGGGGTATAGGTGGTGGTGTTGTGGCGAACAACTGCACCATTAGTGAAAATTCAGCCACACATTACGGCGGGGGAATGTATTACGGCGCTGCGAACAACTGCACCATAATTGGTAATTCAGCAAAATATGGCGGTGGAGCATATAGATCACCTGCGAATAACAGTACAATCGTCGGGAATTCCGCTTCTGTATACGGTGGCGGTATGCGAAACGGCACGGCACAAAATTCCATAATTTGGTATAATCAATCAGATGGATACGGTGCGAATCTATATGGTTCTGTCACTGCGACCAATTCCTGTTCGCCGGATGTGCAGCACGGTATTTCCGGCAATATCACCAACGTTCCAGTGCTCGTGTCCGCATCGCACATTGCCTCAAACTCTCCCTGTATTGGGGCTGGTAATATGACTTATGCGACGGGAACAGACATCGACGGGGAGCCTTGGCTTAATCCACCCTCGATCGGTTGCGATGAATACCACGGTTCCGAGAGCGTTACTGGAGAAGTGTCTGTTGTTATTGGCGGAACGCTGGATGCGGAGATATATAAGCCTGCAATGCTTGTGGCCAATATCAGTGGGAATGTAAATGGCCATGTTTGGGATTTTGGCGATGGAACAACCGAAACAAATAATCCTTTCCCTGTCCATGTATGGGAATCCGCCGGAGCTTATGACGTTGTTCTAACAGCCTTCAACCAGACCTATCCATCGGGCATCTCCGATACTCAAACCGTGCATGTTATTGTTGCGTATGAGGATTCATCTAATTTTGCCTATACAACTAACTCGGATGATACGATTACGATTACAGATTATTATGGTTCCAGTGACGTTCTGGTTATTCCTGACACGATCAGTAGCTTGCCTGTAAGTGTGCTAGATTATCGCGCGTTTTGGGGGGCTCCCATGTCAACGCTTATTATGCCAAATACAGTAACGAATATAGGAACTCAGGCATTCGCTGACTGCCCAAATCTTACAACTGTCACAATATCAAGCAATGTTTCTAGCATTGGGAGTGCGCCCTTTCAGGAGTGCATTGGACTGCAAATGATTTCTGTAGATCAGAATAATGGCTTCTATAGCAGTATTGATGGCGTGTTACTGACTTTCGACCAAACTCAGTTGACTCAGT is a genomic window of Pontiella desulfatans containing:
- a CDS encoding HNH endonuclease, translated to MNEIMEEMKDRYEFFEANYIPIVDINLLDEKVVLGERTDSCRFCGKTREEVSFKKIAHAFPELIGNKLLYSEYECDECNEKFSSSIEDHLAKYLSVYRTLCRVSGKKGVPSFKTKAKTARIDHTNGILQLQESIDDLITELDEENNSLIIKTTREPYIPNAVYKCFVKMAITIMPEAELKNFINAKYWLQVTDYENTPSIIKPAICLFSFTPGNNPYKFIKAMLLKRKEGSEKVPYMILIVAFQNFFFQTIIPSEKDLSLAGESLQLSFFPIPFSEAHQFGKTTYREMDFTSNLVVRDDPVHLNMKFDTIEKMDPNNIELIDSNKKLEPTVKTPVE
- a CDS encoding phage portal protein family protein, with product MIALQKNHGWRDAYNPLRGLNLSRLTALQEAGERGQYADLQWLYYYMERSDAMIHSVIQRRRAALLSLDWDIRIVSQAQHDPRAQQQADFLRMAYDNIDNFREAVSFLFTGFFRGFAHLEKHWAANGLIERLEPVEQWFWLRDGLFGDWEYNAGANPGTLRGEPIESADFIIHETAALDRILSVLYLRKNLSQRDWDSFLSVYGIPAIFLVGPPNVPEDKQKEYQTIAEQILSDGRGFLPHESDIKFVNGGGDKPPFHDQIKYLDEQITIAATGGLLTMLAEAGSGTLAGGAHQDTFLQIAKSDAVTLAGVLQNAIDVPLLQQHFPGQPVQAYFEFSPNLTQETRQVVQDALLLKAAGLEVKPEEISEKTGYSLTQSPER
- a CDS encoding leucine-rich repeat protein — protein: MRTKWVLLIFASLCMSLGVFAGGVTIITHGYTILDDQIIDHQWMHRLGDEIANRTGNPSSVFRITYTLEYNEFTKVISLGDVETAGPWLGGSAHNGETIIILDWRDFSDLTPALKTGEIADYFIHEIFMDLFSGKYLAEQPIHLIGHSRGASMMCGMSQALGYYGLYVDQLTLLDPHPVEAGLANDADAEAYENVLFCDNYWQEVDFPRGETVSGAYNRELPLLLNGYLNNHSDIHLWYHGTVDHVGDAVAGNKTLYSTMRESWYGTGEGSGATAGFYFSRISGVGSRLQTSTPTVKDGYHNAYVSSGGGARVDLDWSHATWPNLLELEITHDGDKLSKERRHVAIGDVLSIKYTYQDYDSNVSINFYRDDDTNPYNGNSGEISALATTKTSTGKNGVSHTATWNTSGMADDPEAYVYAKIQDTHHARYLYAQPILELLNQPDIPGSQEIVEEAIADTILDEFNPDGNFGSLTYLQTKYNWTGGLGENSHILMKFDLSEIPEGSTVNDAELTLYCEYVSEADNSIYITECDTAWNETSATWNNYSGQGYDFIIIQEDVSANSLVTINNDILDDLIADQINNSNHGLVVRANKSYTAYEFRSRENAAGSKPSLTVNFTPPAPPDLIVTEVSPDEPPQEGTFYVGQSVDWNTTVKNVGSGPAPSSKVGYYIGTSSSDLSSRFDRDTIDALEFGESDGAQDSYTFTEADVGTRYVICKADYLEDFDESNESNNTKAYGPFTVVRKPPENVLGISALGMDFAALVAWRNPDDPNFQGVKIIRKTDGYPDDPNDGDEVYNGTGSDAGYYDGSTGVTYPFTYQSGLIIVDDDLSNDIEYYYTAYSYDAYGNYSSGVNTHAMPHITPTHYISFDGANEYPFSTPETATSNFQYGVVLARDGDTVFVSNGVYLLSSEIKVSQDITIQSVNGPAVTIVDGGGSNRCFNLGSTACTISGLTIMNGSTTSRGGGIYHGYLLSSPATATNCVITGNSAAYGGGIGGGVVANNCTISENSATHYGGGMYYGAANNCTIIGNSAKYGGGAYRSPANNSTIVGNSASVYGGGMRNGTAQNSIIWYNQSDGYGANLYGSVTATNSCSPDVQHGISGNITNVPVLVSASHIASNSPCIGAGNMTYATGTDIDGEPWLNPPSIGCDEYHGSESVTGEVSVVIGGTLDAEIYKPAMLVANISGNVNGHVWDFGDGTTETNNPFPVHVWESAGAYDVVLTAFNQTYPSGISDTQTVHVIVAYEDSSNFAYTTNSDDTITITDYYGSSDVLVIPDTISSLPVSVLDYRAFWGAPMSTLIMPNTVTNIGTQAFADCPNLTTVTISSNVSSIGSAPFQECIGLQMISVDQNNGFYSSIDGVLLTFDQTQLTQYPCGKAGEYTVPETVISINEYAFRYAANLASVVIPDNVVSIASYAFGSCPNLTNVVIGTVSSIHEWSFQYSENLRSITVDPANPNYCSANGILYNKSKTRLIQYGGGIAGLCEIPASVTSINHDGLMSSYLYSFSVAAGNSVYCSVDGVLFDKDKTTLVKFPGSRDGSCTIPDGTMIIGRKAFGYCKVLSTLSVPASVTTIESFAFWHCYNLTGIYFRGDAPSVGSSIFALSYDTTVYYSLDSSGWSTSFSGHPTVLWNPLINASNGTIGIHYNSFMLSVDGAGSEHIKVEACTNLTDFVWEPVAITNLTGGTVSFSDHDYTNHPTRFYRLNMP